A window from Mogibacterium neglectum encodes these proteins:
- the rlmD gene encoding 23S rRNA (uracil(1939)-C(5))-methyltransferase RlmD → MSENIDKTAALVVNEGQIVELEITDMTDDGKGLGRLSGLAIFVAGAVPGDKVSARITKLKKRYAFAETIMLLEASAARVQPPCPYYQECGGCSMLELSYEEQLCIKRKNIITKLERIGALHEPIVREVVGAADRIGADGGQAGQSKETGQTGQPAQTEEPEETGQPEQAECAGGTDSAAFESIFRYRNKAEFAVAMTSAGPLVGFNKRGSNKIVDCTDCLLQKRATMAAANAVREILKDKLLTVYDARHGKGFLRRFTIKVCDGTGEMMLIFTGTAKHLPNAEKVIYTISDAIDAVSTDEEPYFLQSVVIEVNKAKDIREPAAAYEVVAGSNTITDITDDDMKFEISAPAFYQVNTKQMSKLYAKVREYACLKGVETVFDLYCGIGTIGLSMADDAGMIIGIESVKNAVIDANRNAVINGIVNAHYYTGRAEQVMSRLLDKEDKLFVDYIDENAPKIAILDPPRAGCDEALLRAVASCDVDKIVYVSCDPGTLARDIKLLGELGYEFVEATSVDMFVATMHVECIALIQRVKS, encoded by the coding sequence ATGAGCGAAAATATTGATAAGACCGCTGCTCTTGTAGTAAATGAAGGGCAGATTGTAGAGCTCGAAATTACAGATATGACTGATGATGGCAAGGGCCTGGGCAGGTTGTCTGGCCTTGCTATTTTTGTGGCGGGCGCCGTTCCTGGGGATAAGGTGAGCGCCCGCATCACGAAGCTCAAGAAGCGCTACGCATTTGCTGAGACAATCATGCTTCTTGAGGCTTCCGCAGCTAGAGTACAGCCGCCGTGCCCATACTATCAAGAATGCGGCGGCTGTTCGATGCTCGAGCTTAGCTACGAGGAGCAGCTCTGCATCAAACGCAAAAACATAATCACTAAGCTCGAGCGCATAGGCGCTCTTCATGAGCCAATTGTTAGGGAAGTCGTGGGCGCCGCAGATAGAATTGGAGCCGACGGAGGGCAGGCTGGGCAGAGTAAGGAGACTGGGCAGACTGGGCAACCTGCGCAGACCGAGGAGCCTGAGGAGACTGGGCAACCTGAACAGGCTGAGTGTGCTGGCGGTACTGACAGCGCGGCGTTCGAATCGATATTCAGGTATCGCAATAAGGCGGAATTCGCAGTAGCTATGACGAGCGCTGGCCCGCTCGTCGGCTTCAACAAGCGCGGTAGCAACAAAATAGTCGACTGCACCGACTGCCTACTCCAGAAACGCGCAACAATGGCAGCAGCCAATGCAGTCCGCGAAATCCTGAAGGACAAGCTACTCACCGTATACGACGCGAGACACGGAAAAGGATTTCTAAGGAGATTCACCATCAAGGTCTGCGATGGCACGGGTGAGATGATGCTGATATTCACAGGCACAGCCAAGCACCTGCCAAACGCCGAGAAGGTCATCTACACCATCAGCGACGCAATCGACGCAGTTTCGACCGATGAGGAGCCGTACTTCCTACAGAGCGTGGTTATCGAGGTAAACAAGGCAAAAGACATCCGCGAACCCGCAGCCGCTTACGAGGTGGTGGCTGGCTCAAACACAATCACCGACATCACAGATGACGACATGAAATTCGAGATTTCCGCACCGGCATTCTACCAGGTCAACACGAAGCAGATGAGCAAGCTCTACGCCAAGGTCAGGGAATACGCCTGTCTCAAGGGCGTCGAAACCGTCTTCGACCTCTACTGCGGCATCGGAACCATCGGGCTCAGCATGGCGGACGACGCTGGCATGATCATCGGAATCGAGTCTGTAAAAAACGCGGTCATCGACGCAAACCGCAACGCAGTAATTAACGGCATTGTAAATGCGCACTACTACACAGGCCGCGCCGAACAGGTGATGTCTAGACTCCTCGACAAGGAAGATAAGCTTTTCGTCGACTACATAGATGAAAATGCCCCAAAGATTGCCATCCTCGACCCTCCGCGCGCAGGCTGTGATGAGGCACTTCTCCGAGCAGTTGCAAGCTGTGACGTGGACAAGATAGTGTACGTGTCCTGCGATCCAGGAACACTGGCTCGCGATATCAAGCTACTTGGTGAACTCGGTTACGAGTTCGTGGAGGCAACATCGGTGGATATGTTTGTGGCGACGATGCATGTTGAATGCATAGCGTTGATACAAAGAGTGAAATCGTGA
- a CDS encoding alpha/beta fold hydrolase, with protein sequence MREYIIRGTNYKIRYNDFHGELTPIIFIHGLGCAGSFDYVEVASLLKSSHRIILIDLLGAGYSDKPLHFKYTIDSHVKYLKEFIEELDLEKIIIFGHSLGGPIAIELCNLFKNKVKTLILSESNLEPSSYGSASFEIANLSESDLNKSFERKLIEYEKSGNTMWVATLRNWLPKAAFEISKNAVSGGRISWRHLLYKFEFPKYFIFGEKSLPDADFENLKEHGVKIEIVPNAGHSMAWENTEGLAEAIKQCL encoded by the coding sequence ATGAGAGAATATATAATTAGAGGTACAAATTATAAAATTCGTTACAATGATTTCCACGGTGAATTGACACCTATTATTTTTATACATGGCTTAGGATGCGCAGGCTCTTTTGATTATGTGGAAGTAGCGTCCCTTTTAAAATCTAGCCATCGAATAATTTTAATTGATTTATTGGGTGCAGGTTATAGTGATAAGCCATTACATTTTAAATATACGATAGATTCACATGTTAAATACTTAAAAGAATTCATTGAGGAACTTGACCTAGAAAAAATTATCATATTTGGGCATAGTTTAGGTGGTCCTATTGCAATAGAATTGTGTAATTTATTCAAAAACAAAGTTAAAACTCTGATACTTAGTGAATCTAATTTAGAGCCAAGTAGTTATGGTTCTGCAAGTTTTGAAATTGCTAATCTTAGTGAAAGTGATTTGAATAAGAGTTTTGAGAGAAAGTTGATAGAGTATGAGAAATCAGGAAATACAATGTGGGTGGCTACTTTAAGAAATTGGTTGCCAAAAGCTGCTTTTGAAATTTCTAAAAATGCAGTTAGTGGAGGAAGAATATCATGGAGACATCTTCTATACAAATTTGAGTTTCCTAAATATTTTATTTTTGGAGAGAAATCATTGCCTGATGCGGATTTTGAAAATCTAAAAGAACATGGTGTGAAAATTGAAATTGTTCCAAATGCTGGTCATTCAATGGCTTGGGAAAATACTGAAGGTCTTGCAGAAGCTATAAAACAGTGTTTATAA
- a CDS encoding recombinase family protein, producing MINECKAGLTDIVVVKNISRLGRDTIEVLDAINTLREAGVRIIFKQEQLSSSNHFKKTFDTVQKEKLKRNNMITDENGRHSSGTKYSSKK from the coding sequence ATGATAAACGAGTGTAAAGCTGGACTTACCGATATAGTTGTAGTAAAGAATATCAGCAGACTTGGCAGAGATACTATTGAAGTACTTGATGCAATCAATACTTTAAGAGAAGCAGGTGTGCGTATTATTTTTAAGCAGGAACAACTCTCATCCAGCAATCATTTCAAAAAAACATTTGACACTGTTCAGAAAGAAAAACTGAAACGCAATAATATGATCACAGATGAAAATGGAAGACACAGCAGTGGTACAAAGTATAGCTCAAAGAAATAA
- a CDS encoding alpha/beta hydrolase, with amino-acid sequence MKNAVIYVHGKGGNAEEANYYKQFFDDNFEIIGFDYKSLNPWDAKIEFINYFNTIISKYNRIYLIANSIGAYFSLISLTDMPIEKAMLISPIIDMESIILNMMKCENITEDKLMSEKEIETSFGEPLSWKYLSYVRNNTIHWDIPTNILFADNDNMTSVDTMANFANKINANLTTMKDGEHWFHTDEQMNFLANWFKEII; translated from the coding sequence ATGAAAAATGCTGTTATATATGTTCATGGTAAGGGCGGTAATGCAGAAGAAGCTAATTATTATAAACAATTTTTTGATGATAACTTTGAGATCATTGGATTTGATTATAAATCATTAAACCCATGGGATGCTAAAATTGAATTTATAAATTATTTCAACACTATCATCTCTAAATATAATAGAATTTATTTAATTGCCAATAGTATAGGAGCATATTTTTCTTTAATATCTTTAACAGATATGCCTATTGAAAAAGCGATGCTGATTTCGCCAATCATTGATATGGAAAGCATAATTTTGAATATGATGAAATGTGAGAATATAACGGAAGATAAGCTCATGTCAGAGAAAGAAATTGAAACTTCTTTTGGTGAACCTTTATCGTGGAAATATTTGAGTTATGTTAGAAATAATACCATACATTGGGATATACCAACAAATATTCTTTTTGCCGATAATGACAACATGACATCAGTAGATACCATGGCCAATTTTGCGAATAAGATAAATGCAAATCTAACAACAATGAAAGATGGAGAGCATTGGTTTCATACAGATGAACAAATGAATTTTTTAGCTAACTGGTTTAAAGAGATTATTTAA
- a CDS encoding GNAT family N-acetyltransferase, with amino-acid sequence MILETERLILRPWEESDAEDLFQYANNPEVGPIAGWPVHTSIENSKGIIKSVLSSPETYAVVLNETMQPVGSIGLMIGSASNIGIPDTEGEIGYWIGVPYWGHGLIPEAVRKILRHGFDDLKLNKIWAGYFDGNTKSKRVQEKCGFRYHHTKENVPCALEGVFHTEHITCLSKAEWILFK; translated from the coding sequence ATGATTTTAGAAACGGAAAGGCTTATTCTTCGCCCATGGGAAGAAAGTGATGCGGAAGATTTATTTCAATATGCCAACAACCCAGAGGTTGGTCCGATTGCAGGTTGGCCTGTACATACCAGTATTGAAAACAGTAAGGGGATTATAAAAAGTGTGCTTTCTTCGCCTGAGACATATGCCGTGGTTTTAAATGAAACAATGCAACCAGTGGGCAGCATAGGGTTGATGATAGGCTCTGCAAGTAATATAGGCATTCCTGATACTGAGGGGGAGATTGGTTACTGGATAGGAGTTCCATATTGGGGTCATGGTCTTATACCGGAAGCAGTTCGTAAGATTTTGAGACATGGATTTGATGATCTGAAACTGAATAAAATATGGGCCGGTTATTTTGACGGTAATACAAAGTCAAAAAGGGTGCAGGAAAAATGCGGCTTCCGTTATCATCATACAAAAGAAAACGTTCCATGTGCTTTGGAAGGGGTTTTTCACACAGAGCACATAACCTGCCTATCAAAAGCAGAGTGGATTTTATTTAAGTAA
- a CDS encoding TIGR02328 family protein — protein sequence MMRLWHEQIIHLLPKNQLLGQHRECCALRGNGWGKKHKIVDYVFLYSPYYLFSYHSLVMDEMEKRGYKVSAEWRDKNYRGKKAEQYNDLEERNIDTPIYKEHDNEYLAECIENLRKKGIKLEL from the coding sequence ATGATGAGATTGTGGCATGAACAGATTATTCATTTATTACCTAAAAACCAGCTTCTTGGTCAACACAGAGAATGTTGTGCACTTAGGGGCAATGGATGGGGTAAAAAGCATAAGATAGTAGACTACGTGTTTTTATATTCTCCATATTACTTATTTAGTTATCACTCATTAGTTATGGATGAAATGGAAAAAAGAGGGTACAAGGTTTCTGCAGAATGGAGAGATAAGAATTACAGGGGAAAGAAGGCGGAACAATATAATGATCTTGAAGAAAGAAATATAGATACCCCTATTTACAAAGAGCATGATAATGAATATCTAGCGGAGTGTATAGAAAACTTGCGAAAAAAAGGCATAAAACTAGAACTATAA
- a CDS encoding SMI1/KNR4 family protein: protein MRLLTIDKIISSIMKETEGLDAEITDGIILSKKEIPQSEIEKAKFELGIEYLDSIFSEYILSYNWGNFGFLSYQFGYGDEMSLSWLINRNLDYDEYSVLSKNNLIIIVNGDPYTILLECKSGEIYAFTSDMSYEEIVPVASDFEEFVRAMGTAQYAVWKNTEKEFIKSMEREYSESSLKFWKELVSVY from the coding sequence ATGCGATTACTAACAATCGACAAAATAATATCTTCAATAATGAAAGAAACTGAGGGACTTGATGCTGAAATAACAGATGGAATTATTCTTAGCAAAAAAGAAATTCCGCAGTCTGAAATCGAGAAAGCAAAATTCGAACTTGGAATAGAGTATTTAGATTCGATATTTTCGGAGTATATTTTAAGCTATAATTGGGGAAATTTTGGCTTTCTCAGCTACCAGTTTGGATATGGAGATGAAATGAGCCTAAGCTGGCTGATTAACCGCAATCTTGATTACGATGAGTATTCCGTTCTTAGCAAAAATAACCTAATAATTATTGTAAACGGCGATCCATACACTATTCTACTTGAGTGTAAGTCTGGTGAGATATATGCGTTCACAAGTGACATGAGTTATGAGGAGATAGTACCTGTTGCTTCCGATTTTGAAGAATTTGTAAGAGCGATGGGAACTGCTCAGTATGCTGTTTGGAAAAACACTGAAAAAGAGTTTATAAAATCGATGGAGCGTGAGTATTCCGAGAGCAGCCTTAAGTTTTGGAAAGAACTTGTGAGCGTGTACTAA
- a CDS encoding CPBP family intramembrane glutamic endopeptidase, producing the protein MYNKQFKNGIYFAIAIWLLDMLCLYLAGRFSGNDYLCWVVGIIPTIAVMTITYLQNHDLKDLGFYPKHLKQDGIVMCCVLVIELLIGFYLFHMSWEYAIHSWLYYIFWIALQEELVYRGFIQSHLFLSCINRKASYLIGAAMFAASHIPYQMQIRPWDALFTVQICIAFLWHFVYCWIIEKRGNICIPLVIHVATDFLGVI; encoded by the coding sequence ATGTATAATAAACAGTTTAAAAATGGCATTTATTTCGCGATAGCAATCTGGTTGCTAGACATGTTATGCTTATATCTTGCGGGCAGGTTTTCTGGTAACGATTATTTGTGCTGGGTTGTAGGAATCATTCCCACGATCGCAGTAATGACCATCACTTATCTGCAAAACCACGACCTAAAGGATCTTGGATTCTATCCGAAGCACCTAAAACAGGATGGCATTGTGATGTGCTGTGTGCTCGTAATCGAATTGCTGATTGGATTCTATCTGTTCCATATGTCATGGGAGTACGCAATTCACAGTTGGCTATATTATATTTTCTGGATCGCACTACAGGAGGAACTTGTTTACAGAGGATTCATCCAAAGCCACCTGTTTTTGTCGTGCATCAATCGGAAAGCCAGCTATTTGATTGGTGCAGCAATGTTTGCTGCATCGCATATCCCTTACCAGATGCAGATTAGGCCATGGGATGCCTTGTTTACGGTTCAGATATGCATTGCGTTTTTATGGCACTTTGTGTATTGCTGGATCATTGAGAAGAGAGGCAATATCTGCATCCCGTTGGTGATTCATGTGGCAACAGATTTCTTAGGAGTCATTTAA
- a CDS encoding helix-turn-helix domain-containing protein produces the protein MDQIKIGKFIASCRKEGHMTQAELAEKLCISDRAVSKWETGRSMPDSGIMLELCELLNINVNELLSGEKIMTESYDKRVEENLLAMRREIEERDKRMLRLETLLTLPTIIVGIILIVLAVLLVMPIWLRIALVAFTVAMILVVGFIAVGIEQKAGYYECEFCHHRYVPTYREVILAPHRGRDRYMKCPKCGKRCWQKKVLTDEDSEL, from the coding sequence ATGGATCAAATCAAAATTGGGAAATTCATAGCATCCTGTAGGAAGGAAGGACACATGACACAGGCTGAACTCGCCGAGAAACTTTGCATCAGTGACCGAGCAGTATCGAAATGGGAGACTGGAAGGTCCATGCCAGACTCGGGAATCATGCTAGAGTTATGCGAGCTTCTGAATATTAACGTAAACGAACTCCTGTCGGGCGAAAAGATCATGACAGAATCATATGACAAGAGAGTAGAGGAAAATCTTTTAGCCATGAGGCGAGAGATAGAAGAGCGCGATAAGCGTATGCTTAGACTGGAGACGTTGCTGACCCTACCGACAATCATAGTGGGAATCATCCTCATAGTTCTTGCAGTATTGCTTGTTATGCCAATTTGGCTCAGAATAGCGCTAGTTGCATTCACTGTCGCTATGATTCTTGTAGTGGGCTTTATTGCAGTTGGCATTGAGCAAAAAGCAGGGTATTATGAATGTGAGTTCTGTCATCACAGATACGTACCGACCTATAGAGAGGTGATCTTAGCTCCGCATAGAGGTAGAGACAGATATATGAAGTGCCCAAAGTGCGGTAAGCGTTGCTGGCAGAAGAAAGTACTAACCGATGAAGATTCAGAGCTATAA
- a CDS encoding GrpB family protein produces MSKKLEEMSLKELWQLFPIFLVEHNNEWIKWYEEERKTIISIVPSKSIKRISHIGSSAISGIWAKNIVDMLVEVNDKEALDMVKHILINNGWLCMNMNETRITLNKGYTEQGFAEKVFHLHIRIAGDNDELYFRDYLNEYKEIAKEYETLKLSLWKVFEHDRDGYTEAKTDFIKKYTNLAKNLYGKRY; encoded by the coding sequence GTGAGTAAAAAATTAGAAGAAATGAGTTTAAAAGAACTTTGGCAGCTATTTCCGATATTTCTAGTTGAACATAATAATGAGTGGATAAAATGGTATGAAGAAGAAAGGAAAACGATCATATCAATAGTGCCGAGCAAAAGTATAAAAAGAATATCTCATATCGGTAGTTCCGCTATATCGGGAATATGGGCAAAAAATATTGTAGATATGTTAGTTGAAGTAAACGACAAGGAAGCTTTGGATATGGTTAAACATATTCTTATAAATAATGGTTGGTTATGCATGAATATGAATGAAACTCGAATCACATTAAATAAAGGCTATACAGAACAAGGATTTGCAGAAAAAGTATTCCATCTTCATATTAGAATTGCTGGAGATAATGATGAATTATATTTCAGAGATTATTTGAATGAGTATAAGGAAATAGCCAAAGAATATGAAACCTTAAAATTATCCCTTTGGAAAGTATTTGAACACGATAGAGATGGATATACTGAGGCAAAAACAGATTTTATAAAAAAATATACAAATTTAGCAAAAAACTTATATGGTAAAAGATATTAG
- a CDS encoding pyridoxamine 5'-phosphate oxidase family protein — protein MRRQDREITEFGKLMEIINRCDVCRLALNDDGYPYILPLNFGTEVHDGKLTLYFHSALEGYKVGLFEKDNRATFEMDCKYELEYFEDKGYCTMAYESVIGRGKIRIISDDEKMHALRQLMNHYHEDKNAYFNPAAVPRTLVYALEVEHMTGKRKAPKGHFQHQ, from the coding sequence ATGAGAAGACAAGACAGAGAGATAACAGAATTCGGTAAACTGATGGAGATTATAAATCGCTGTGACGTCTGCAGGCTGGCTCTAAATGACGACGGATATCCGTACATACTTCCGCTCAACTTCGGAACGGAGGTGCATGACGGCAAGCTGACATTGTATTTTCACAGTGCGCTCGAGGGCTACAAGGTTGGGCTATTCGAGAAGGATAATCGAGCTACCTTCGAGATGGACTGTAAGTATGAGCTTGAGTATTTCGAAGACAAGGGATACTGCACGATGGCGTACGAGAGTGTAATCGGAAGAGGCAAGATTCGAATCATCTCGGACGATGAGAAGATGCACGCTCTGAGGCAGCTCATGAATCACTATCATGAGGATAAAAATGCATATTTTAACCCTGCCGCTGTTCCGAGGACTCTAGTGTATGCGCTCGAGGTTGAGCATATGACTGGAAAGAGAAAAGCACCGAAAGGTCACTTCCAGCATCAGTAA
- a CDS encoding DUF3267 domain-containing protein, which translates to MASKERVLTATEKRRLERYSLKCEELECKGYTKTDLTMSAVKANIGALYGLIITIPFIVIYVLRYDGVAFDRARTSISSVLSDIVVLLVLIVVHEMIHGVTWSRFTKKGFKDIEFGVIWKYLTPYCTCSEPLTRWQYITGAIMPGLLLGIVPCIVGCITTDIRVLSVGVLMTIAAGGDILIIKMILDNKTSKTALYLDHPTDVGLVVFQK; encoded by the coding sequence ATGGCAAGTAAGGAACGCGTACTTACCGCTACTGAGAAAAGAAGACTAGAGAGATATTCTTTAAAATGCGAAGAACTGGAATGCAAAGGATACACTAAGACAGACCTGACGATGTCTGCAGTTAAGGCGAACATTGGTGCTTTGTATGGACTGATTATCACTATACCTTTTATTGTGATATATGTTTTGAGATACGACGGAGTTGCTTTTGACAGAGCGCGAACATCCATTAGCTCGGTGCTATCTGATATTGTGGTGCTCTTAGTTTTAATTGTGGTGCATGAAATGATTCACGGGGTAACATGGAGTAGGTTTACGAAAAAAGGATTCAAAGATATCGAATTTGGTGTGATTTGGAAATATCTAACACCATACTGCACATGCAGTGAGCCACTTACGAGGTGGCAGTACATAACGGGTGCGATAATGCCTGGTCTGCTGCTCGGAATAGTGCCATGCATAGTTGGATGCATTACGACCGATATACGTGTCCTATCAGTGGGCGTATTGATGACGATTGCTGCAGGTGGAGATATCCTGATAATCAAGATGATACTAGATAATAAAACGTCTAAAACCGCACTATATCTTGATCATCCTACGGATGTTGGGCTGGTGGTATTTCAAAAGTGA